The genome window GGCGAGCGGCCCTACGGCTGCCCCGAGTGCGGCCGTCGCTTCGCCGTCAGCTCCGACCTGGCCAAGCACCGGCGCGGGGCTCACGGCGGGCACCGGTGCCGGGACTGCGGCGAGCAGTTCCCCCGGCCGGCGGCGCTGGCCGGACACCGCAAGAAGCATCACGGCGGCGACGCCGGGGATCGGGGCGCCGCCGGCGAGGACCGCGACGGCGATGACCGCGCCGACGACCGGCCGCACCGCTGCGAGGAGTGCGGCCAGGCCTTCCGGCACGGTGGCACCCTGCTGCTCCACCGGCAGACCCACGCCGGTGCCTTCGCCTGCCCGCTCTGCCCCGAGCGTTTTGAGGGCAGCGCCCAGCTGGCCCGGCACCGCCGGCGACGGCACGGTCCGGCGGCCAAGCCCTACCGCTGCGAGGCTTGCGGCAAAGCCTACGCGCAGCCGGCCGGGCTGCGGCACCACCAGCCggagcagcccctgggctgTCCCCACTGCGGAGCCGCCTTCCTTTGGAGCTGCCGGTTAGCCCGGCACCTCCGCGCTTGCCGCCCGCCCGCCAAGCCCTACAAGTGCCCGGAGTGCGGCAAAGCCTTCGGGCAGAGCTCCAAGCTCCTCCGGCACCAGGTGACCCACACCGGCGAGAAGCCCTACAAGTGCCCCGAGTGCGGCAAGATCTTCAGCCAGAGCTCCAACCTGGCCGAGCACCGGCGGACCCACGGGGCGGGCGAGCGGCACTTCTGCCCGCTCTGTGGCAAGGGCTTCGCCCTCGGCTCCTACCTGGCCAAGCACCGGCTGACCCACACCGGCGAGCGGCCCTACCGCTGCACCGAGTGCGGGAAGGCGTTCCGGCAGAGCTCCAACCTCATCCAGCACCAGCGCACCCACACCGGCGAGCGACCCTACACCTGTGGGCTTTGCGGCAAGAGCTTCTGCCAGAATTCCCACCTGGCCAAGCACCGGCGCACCCACACCGGCGAGCGGCCCTACCGCTGCGGGGACTGCGGCAAGAGCTTCCGGCAGAGCGCCAACCTCCTGGAGCACCGGCACACCCACACCGGCGAGCGGCCCTACCGCTGCGCCCAGTGCGGCAAGACCTTCGGGTGGAGCTCGGCCTTCAGCAAGCACCAGCGCACCCACCTCGCCTGAGACCGCCCTTGACCCAGGCCAGGGTGCCCCGGCGCGGGCCGGGCCCGTGAGCGTGCCCCCGGGGCCGTGGCCTCGTCTTGGGGGACCCTCCCGGCATCCATCGCCCTGCCCCAGAGCCATCGCGGTGCCCCAAGGCCATGGCCTCGTCTTGGAGGACCCTCCCGGCATCCATCGCCCTGCCCCAGAGCCATCGCGGTGCCCCAAGGCCATGGCCTCGTCTTGGAGGACCCTCCCGGCATCCATcgccctgccccagggccatCGCGGTGCCCCAAGGCCGTGGCCTCGTCTTGGGGGACCCTCCCGGCATCCATCGCCCTGCCCCAGAGCCATCGCGGTGCCCCAAGGCCATGGCCTCGTCTTGGAGGACCCTCCCGGCATCCATCGCCCTGCCCCAGAGCCATCGCGGTGCCCCAAGGCCATGGCCTCGTCTTGGAGGACCCTCCCGGCATCCATcgccctgccccagggccatCGCGGTGCCCCAAGGCCGTGGCCTCGTCTTGGGGGACCCTCCCGGCATCCATCGCCCTGCCCCAGAGCCGCCTCCCCGCTCCCCGTGACCCCcatctccccacccccccaaggGGGTCCCAGGGTCCGGCACCGCCCCCCAACGCCGGAGCCGGGTGAACTCGAGCCGCCCCGGGCGCCCGGGTCCCTCCTGGGTGGGGGAGGGCTTGGGGGGACCCCCAGGATTCCAATAAATAGTGGTGAACGCTGCTGTTGGGGTTACTGGGGTTActggggagggactgggggggcaccgggggtactggggagggactgggggggcactggagGTTACTGGGGTTACTGGGGAGGGCatggggggacactgggggtactggggagggactggggggggcactggagggactgggggggcactgggggttACTGGGGTTACTGGGGAGGGTCTGGGGGGGCACCGGGGGTTACTGGGGTTACTGGGGAGGGTCTGCGGGGGCACCGGGGGTTACTGGGGTTActggggagggactgggggTGCACCGGTGGTActggggagggactgggggggcactggagggactgggggggcactgggggttACTGGGGTTACTGGGGAGGGcatgggggggcactgggggtactggggagggactgggagagcACTGGGggtactgggagcactggggaggGACTGGCGGGGCAccgggggcactgggagggccgGGGGAGGCACTAGGCATTTACTGGGAGCCTTCACGTGTTCCCTGGGACCACCCGTGTCCCTTCACGTGTTCCCTGGGACCACCCGTGTCCCTTCACACGTTCCCAGGGGCCACCCGTGTCCCTTCACACGTTCCCAGGGACCACCCGTGTCCCTTCACATGTTGCCTGGGGCCACCCGTGTCCCTTCACATGTTCCCAGGGACCACCCGTGTCCCTTCACACGTTCCCAGGGACCACCCGTGTCCCTTCACATGTTGCCTGGGGCCACCCGTGTCCCTTCACACGTTCCCAGGGACCACCCGTGTCCCTTCACGTGTTCCCAGGGGCCACCCGTGTCCCTTCACATGTTGCCTGGGGCCACCCGTGTCCCTTCACATGTTCCCAGGGACCACCCGTGTCCCTTCACACGTTCCCAGGGACCACCCGTGTCCCTTCACATGTTGCCTGGGGCCACCCGTGTCCCTTCACACGTTCCCAGGGACCACCCGTGTCCCTTCACGTGTTCCCTGGGACCACCCGTGTCCCTTCACGTGTTCCCTGGGGCCACCCGTGTCCCTTCACACGTTCCCTGGGACCACCTGTGTCCCTTCACGTGTTCCTTGGGACCACCCGTGTCCCTTCACATGTTCCCAGGGACCACCCGTGTCCCTTCACGTGTTCCCTGGGACCACCCGTGTCCCTTCACACGTTCCCTGGGACCACCCGTGTCCCTTCACACGTTCCCAGGGACCACCCGTGTCCCTTCACGTGTTCCCTGGGACCACCCGTGTCCCTTCACATGTTCCCTGGGACCACCCGTGTCCCTTCACGTGTTCCCAGGGACCACCCGTGTCCCTTCACGTGTTCCCTGGGACCACCCGTGTCCCTTCACACGTTCCCTGGGACCACCCGTGTCCCTTCACATGTTCCCTGGGACCACCCGTGTCCCTTCACGTGTTCCCAGGGACCACCCGTGTCCCTTCACGTGTTCCCTGGGACCACCCGTGTCCCTTCACACGTTCCCTGGGACCACCCGTGTCCCTTCACATGTTCCCTGGGACCACCCGTGTCCCTTCACGTGTTCCCAGGGACCACCCGTGTCCCTTCACACGTTCCCAGGGACCACCCGTGTCCCTTCACACGTTCCCTGGGACCACCCGTGTCCCTTCACACGTTCCCAGGGACCACCCGTGTCCCTTCACGTGTTCCCAGGGACCACCCGTGTCCCTTCATGTGTTCCCTGGGACCACCCGTGTCCCTTCACATGTTCCCTGGGACCACCCGTGTCCCTTCATGTGTTCCCAGGGACCACCCGTGTCCCTTCACATGTTCCCAGGGACCACCCGTGTCCCTTCACGTGTTCCCTGGGGCCA of Phalacrocorax aristotelis chromosome 32, bGulAri2.1, whole genome shotgun sequence contains these proteins:
- the LOC142049155 gene encoding uncharacterized protein LOC142049155, producing SLAGEEDEEEEEEEEEEAEGGGGGATPRPYRCGECGKAFAQSSNLLKHRRVHTGERPYRCGECGKAFGWSSSLLEHRKGHAGAKPHACGECGKAFSRGSTLLEHQRTHTGEKPFRCGQCGARFSQSSTLVHHRRTHTGERPYGCPECGRAFGRKSTLATHRRTHTGERPYGCPECGRRFAVSSDLAKHRRGAHGGHRCRDCGEQFPRPAALAGHRKKHHGGDAGDRGAAGEDRDGDDRADDRPHRCEECGQAFRHGGTLLLHRQTHAGAFACPLCPERFEGSAQLARHRRRRHGPAAKPYRCEACGKAYAQPAGLRHHQPEQPLGCPHCGAAFLWSCRLARHLRACRPPAKPYKCPECGKAFGQSSKLLRHQVTHTGEKPYKCPECGKIFSQSSNLAEHRRTHGAGERHFCPLCGKGFALGSYLAKHRLTHTGERPYRCTECGKAFRQSSNLIQHQRTHTGERPYTCGLCGKSFCQNSHLAKHRRTHTGERPYRCGDCGKSFRQSANLLEHRHTHTGERPYRCAQCGKTFGWSSAFSKHQRTHLA